In a genomic window of Phragmites australis chromosome 14, lpPhrAust1.1, whole genome shotgun sequence:
- the LOC133891796 gene encoding non-specific lipid transfer protein GPI-anchored 5-like, with amino-acid sequence MAARAVAILAAAMMLVVTLLAGGASAQSPSPSSQCTSVLVSLSPCLNYISGNESTAPASCCSQLGKVVQSDPQCLCVALNADPASLGLNVNRTRVLGLPDACKVKTPDISNCKGAAAAPTSPSSGTPAGLTPASGATGSNTTPTTPGNGAAASPRGSAGLVAGFIVAAVLAVAAM; translated from the exons ATGGCGGCAAGAGCAGTGGCCATCCTCGCGGCGGCGATGATGCTGGTCGTGACGCTCCTGGCCGGCGGTGCGTCGGCGcagtcgccgtcgccgtcgagcCAGTGCACGTCGGTGCTGGTGAGCCTGTCGCCGTGCCTGAACTACATCTCGGGCAACGAGTCGACGGCGCCGGCGTCGTGCTGTTCGCAGCTGGGGAAGGTGGTGCAGTCGGACCCGCAGTGCCTCTGCGTCGCGCTCAACGCCGACCCGGCGTCCCTGGGGCTCAACGTCAACCGGACCCGCGTGCTGGGACTCCCCGACGCGTGCAAGGTGAAGACGCCTGACATCAGCAACTGCAAAG GTGCTGCCGCCGCTCCGACATCGCCGTCTTCGGGGACGCCGGCCGGACTGACGCCAGCCTCGGGCGCCACAG GGTCCAACACGACGCCGACGACACCCGGGAACGGTGCCGCCGCGTCGCCGCGGGGGTCGGCCGGCCTGGTCGCCGGCTTCATCGTCGCCGCCGttctcgccgtcgccgccatgTGA
- the LOC133891773 gene encoding replication factor A protein 1-like → MMYKPLSEIRPGKELWKIKARVTRLWDAILLSSGELLSVDMILIDEEGTMVHGVINKAVMEKFKSLIQENNVYVISNVKVTPATKTYRPVENDKVVNFLTTTTMQKIKDIDEIPRYSFKFFNTDMLSKRINNDTYLSDVIGVASYIGPVEETKTQFGVSKIRDIVLLIDDQEIKVRLWNSKVDLVDAKSKSHVIVITSTTVKKFGKYSLSSTNATQVFIDLPIPEAMDVQNSICSIENVTKEIHTEGHLKGTLEEQMQYNRRTLEELNLILFDSSNEEKIFTVEATINAVNAKYGWYYISCSEDNCKKQLDKNYDHYFCKKCNKKAHPKTRYKIKIEISDSTASATSVLFDKEAQMLINESADFLISSINQDNMELPKSVEKICGQKLIFQFRLTEYNFRSCRPDYTVSRLFLPDVKSNPRIRTENVKEKKP, encoded by the exons ATGATGTACAAACCTTTAAGTGAAATTAGACCAGGAAAGGAGCTATGGAAAATCAAAGCAAGGGTAACAAGACTATGGGATGCTATCTTGCTCAGTAGTGGTGAACTTTTAAGTGTTGACATGATCCTTATTGATGAAGAG GGTACCATGGTGCACGGAGTTATCAATAAGGCAGTTATGGAAAAATTCAAATCTTTGATTCAAGAAAATAATGTTTACGTCATATCGAATGTTAAAGTGACACCAGCAACGAAAACATATCGACCAGTGGAAAACGACAAGGTAGTGAACTTCTTGACCACAACTACTATGCAGAAGATCAAAGATATAGATGAGATTCCAAGATATAGTTTCAAGTTCTTCAACACAGATATGCTTTCCAAAAGAATCAACAACGACACTTACCTGTCAG ATGTTATAGGAGTTGCATCATACATTGGTCCAGTTGAAGAAACCAAGACACAATTTGGAGTATCCAAAATCCGTGATATTGTGCTCCTAATCga TGATCAAGAAATCAAAGTTAGATTGTGGAATTCCAAAGTTGACTTAGTCGATGCTAAGTCGAAATCTCATGTTATCGTAATAACATCTACAACCGTGAAGAAATTTGGCA AATATTCTCTATCATCAACCAACGCAACACAAGTTTTTATAGATTTACCTATTCCTGAAGCTATGGATGTACAAAACAG TATATGTTCAATTGAAAATGTTACCAAAGAGATACATACAGAGGGCCATCTAAAAGGGACATTAGAGGAGCAAATGCAGTACAATAGAAGAACTTTGGAAGAATTAAATTTGATTCTGTTCGACTCATCAAATGAG GAAAAGATATTTACTGTTGAAGCAACAATTAATGCAGTTAATGCAAAATATGGTTGGTACTACATCTCATGTAGTGAAGATAACTGCAAGAAGCAACTTGACAAGAATTATGATCACtacttctgcaagaaatgcaaCAAAAAGGCTCATCCTAAAACACG ATACAAAATTAAGATTGAAATAAGTGATTCAACAGCAAGTGCAACTAGCGTACTTTTCGACAAGGAAGCTCAGATGCTAATTAATGAATCTGCAGATTTCTTGATTTCCTCGATCAATCAAGATAATATGGAGCTCCCAAAATCAGTTGAAAAAATATGTGGACAAAAGCTAATTTTTCAGTTCAGATTGACAGAATACAATTTTAGAAGTTGTAGACCTGACTATACTGTTTCAAGGCTGTTTCTTCCAGATGTAAAAAGCAATCCAAGAATCAGAACTGAAAACGTCAAAGAG AAAAAGCCATAA
- the LOC133891272 gene encoding non-specific lipid transfer protein GPI-anchored 20-like, with amino-acid sequence MTSFATNLAELNHLNIIYPCDTLTTTQENISCGSYATITNSRSTNITSHNQHSSIASLKTRAHLQRRIATLQSNHARTLQSPPIPTSAVWSSCVVRRERQLEPGGRSMGTNLIMLLAAAAAVTALAAPASGQAPTAVSCTASLVTSFTPCLSFITNSTNGSPTADCCQSLAALVNASTGCACLILTGNVPLGVPINRTLAVTLPRACNTMSVPLQCRDTSAQTPAPGPVAVAPSLPSSLPPATPGTPEPEAPAPPVSQGQTRPMVLPSSAWRAGSRVSATPAFVLLLAVGGALV; translated from the exons ATGACTTCATTTGCCACGAATCTGGCCGAGCTGAACCATCTCAATATTATATATCCATGCGACACTTTGACAACAACACAAGAAAATATTAGTTGTGGTAGTTATGCTACCATAACCAATTCTCGATCTACCAACATAACATCTCACAACCAACATTCCTCCATTGCATCACTTAAAACACGAGCACATTTGCAACGACGTATCGCAACACTGCAAAGCAACCACGCACGCACTCTCCAGTCTCCTCCCATCCCAACCTCGGCCGTGTGGTCGAGTTGTGTCGTCAGGCGTGAGAGGCAGCTGGAGCCTGGGGGAAGATCGATGGGGACGAACCTGATCATGCtgctcgcggcggcggcggccgtgacGGCGCTGGCCGCGCCGGCGTCCGGGCAGGCGCCCACGGCGGTGTCGTGCACGGCGTCGCTGGTCACGAGCTTCACCCCATGCCTCAGTTTCATCACCAACAGCACCAACGGGTCGCCGACGGCCGACTGCTGCCAGTCCCTCGCGGCGCTAGTGAATGCGAGCACCGGCTGCGCGTGCCTCATCCTCACCGGGAACGTGCCGCTCGGCGTGCCCATCAACCGGACGCTGGCCGTCACGCTGCCCCGCGCGTGCAACACCATGTCCGTCCCGCTCCAGTGCCGAG ACACGTCGGCTCAGACCCCGGCTCCGGGTCCCGTCGCAGTTGCACCCTCCTTGCCCTCCTCGTTGC CGCCAGCGACGCCGGGAACACCGGAGCCTGAGGCGCCTGCGCCGCCGGTCAGCCAGGGGCAGACGAGGCCGATGGTGCTGCCCAGCTCCGCCTGGAGAGCGGGTTCTCGCGTGTCCGCGACACCTGCGTTCGTGCTGCTGCTCGCGGTTGGAGGGGCGCTGGTGTGA